From one Timaviella obliquedivisa GSE-PSE-MK23-08B genomic stretch:
- a CDS encoding amino acid adenylation domain-containing protein has product MTNWTIAELISHLKSLDVQVFIESDFNPFDEMRLRCTAPEGTLTPALRQELAERKAEIIFYLNQQRSQSIQPSITNQPATQGMLFPLSFAQQRLWFLYQLTPNNPFYNVPAAIRLTGTLNRTALERSFYEIVNRHAALRTTFTILDGQPVQVVSPDTKFELSVVNLQTVTASDRERISQQLATTEAQHPFNLTTDSLLRVTLLQFTPIEAVLLLTLHHIVADGWSLGVLIRELSFFYTAFVEGRIPILPPLPIQYSDFTCWQRNEMQGDILEKQLIYWRSKLQDLQVLHLPSDRPHPLVQTYRGATYPLQFSPTLTQALEAFSQQSGVSLFMTLLAAFQTLLYRYTGQEDIAIGSPIANRHRSELEGLIGFFVNSLVMRSNLSGNPNFRTFLEQVRETTLEAYEHQDLPFEKLVEELDPDRDLSRNPLFQVAFALQNAPMQPLELPGLMLEPAPLRSGSIRFDLEVHLWESAHGLRSLWQSPEGLSGFISYSTDLFDRDRISRLAGHFQTLLEGIVSDPDASLSDLPLLTATEHQQVFVEWNQTDSEQTNDHCFHHIFEAQVEHDPKAIALISEHRSLTYGELNQHANDLAQIPIQMGVQADTLVGLCVDRSADMVIGILGILKAGGAYVPIDPSYPSDRLHFMLTDTQVSILLTQSWLVKSLPESQATTVCLDQPLPLNLGLDKGVSSTPEHLAYVIYTSGSTGIPKGVLAQHKGLCNVVEAQRQVFHLSRSSRILQFSSLSFDASIFEIALALGSGGTLYLPPKPAQMPGIALVQFLEDNAITHALLTPAVLAVLPSAELPALQVLITGGEACSSQVVDRWAVNRHFFNAYGPTETTIWATIAKLYPGDHPLKIGRPILNTQIYILDTHLNPVPIGIPGELYIGGAGLARGYLNRPGLTAERFITTKRLALYKTSDRALFQADGTIEFLGRVDNQIKLRGFRVELGEIEATLQHHPAIQDAVVVASGESSETRLSAYFSLDRQHFQQTQLRSLQTQHIQHWQTLYNQTYQSFIPNPQFNITGWNSSYTGNPIPLEQMQEWVSDRVQQILALQPKRVLEIGCGSGLLLFQIASHCDEYWGTDFSEAALESIQQQLESLNLSQVKLFHRMATDFEGIVPEDMETAAFDVVILNSVVQYFPSQDYLMQVIEGAIKTVAPGGVLFLGDVRSLPLLRAFHTWVQFCQADASVERNQLRQQVERSLFEESELAIDPAFFHALRHKFPQIRQVQIRLSRGHSQNEMTQFRYNVLLHIEDQLTSINQPGSSSSDLIQKHSWKLNPITVETVKKNLLATEPEILIITSVTNSRVNNAVKAATWLLNGNAPKTVGRMRDRLENDVEMAIAPQEWWDLETVLPYAVEITWSTQTNAGNAYTGDAYTGDYDVLLIRHGVDASAALSVQQLCLDGNHYTNEPLLSQFARQLVPALGQHLGKTLPSYMIPSDFLPLENLPLTVSGKVDRRILSSFKQSLAHSPSLAIAPSTLTELTLTDIWKELLQIKQVNMNDNFFEMGGHSLLATQMTSRVRDAFGLELPLKNVFEAPTIAQLSPLIDTLRNTPLTLQAPPLVSLDRSVYRHKRSTLSTSNPQVIQDLSAPKSLANAQIVASNELGTGSRSPLVPLTLGGNKQPFFCVHPMFGVVFPYLELAQHLGNDRSFYGLQPLGLDGKSKPLNRIEAIAAYYIQAIQILQSQGPYFLGGWSFGGLVAFEMAQQLIHAGQEIALLAILDTPAPTHLQPSLYQTLKYLLGTALWSTLPFLLDYGAIATNRFHAWKPWLSRWQWSAIVRQLPEESQLQLLDESAIAPLLQIVYANSQAAYRYIPQKYSERITLFKAMEGSDFTGQNSTLGWNTLATNIQLHHVPGNHLSLLKQPHVQTLAQQIRPYLL; this is encoded by the coding sequence ATGACAAACTGGACGATCGCTGAATTAATTTCTCACCTTAAAAGCCTGGATGTACAGGTATTTATTGAGAGCGATTTCAATCCCTTTGACGAGATGCGCTTGCGCTGTACTGCCCCAGAAGGAACTCTAACCCCTGCTTTGCGACAAGAATTAGCCGAGCGCAAAGCCGAAATCATCTTCTATCTAAACCAACAGCGATCGCAATCGATTCAGCCTTCTATAACGAATCAGCCTGCTACTCAGGGAATGCTGTTTCCCCTGTCTTTCGCTCAGCAGCGATTATGGTTTTTATATCAACTCACACCCAACAATCCGTTTTATAATGTGCCTGCCGCCATTCGCTTAACAGGAACGCTAAATAGAACTGCGTTAGAGCGATCGTTTTATGAAATTGTGAATCGTCATGCTGCCCTTAGGACAACGTTTACAATACTTGATGGACAGCCTGTTCAGGTAGTTTCACCCGACACTAAATTTGAGTTATCGGTTGTCAATTTACAAACGGTTACTGCAAGCGATCGAGAACGCATCAGTCAACAACTCGCAACGACTGAAGCCCAGCATCCGTTCAATTTAACTACCGATTCTCTCTTACGAGTAACGCTGCTACAGTTTACTCCCATTGAGGCAGTTCTGTTGCTGACCCTGCATCATATTGTTGCTGATGGTTGGTCATTAGGAGTTTTAATTCGAGAGCTATCTTTTTTCTACACAGCATTTGTTGAAGGACGCATCCCTATATTACCACCCTTGCCCATTCAATATAGCGATTTTACCTGCTGGCAGCGCAATGAAATGCAGGGAGATATTTTAGAAAAACAACTGATTTATTGGCGCAGCAAGTTACAAGATTTACAAGTACTACATCTACCCAGCGATCGCCCTCATCCATTAGTTCAGACCTATCGAGGTGCAACCTATCCATTACAGTTTTCTCCTACGCTAACTCAGGCGTTAGAAGCGTTTAGTCAGCAGTCAGGAGTCTCCTTGTTTATGACTCTATTGGCAGCCTTTCAAACATTGCTATATCGCTACACAGGACAGGAAGATATTGCGATCGGTTCCCCAATTGCTAATCGTCATCGCAGCGAATTAGAAGGGCTAATTGGATTTTTTGTGAATAGCCTAGTGATGCGATCGAATCTATCGGGCAATCCTAACTTTCGTACGTTTTTGGAACAGGTGCGGGAAACGACCTTAGAAGCTTATGAACATCAAGACTTACCGTTTGAGAAATTAGTAGAAGAACTCGATCCCGATCGCGATCTCAGTCGCAATCCTTTATTTCAAGTTGCTTTTGCACTGCAAAATGCTCCGATGCAGCCGCTAGAATTACCAGGGTTGATGTTGGAACCCGCACCTTTGAGATCAGGCAGCATTCGATTTGATCTAGAGGTTCACCTGTGGGAATCGGCTCATGGACTGCGGAGCTTATGGCAATCTCCGGAAGGTTTAAGCGGCTTCATTTCCTATAGCACAGACTTGTTCGATCGCGACAGAATTAGCCGTTTAGCCGGACATTTTCAAACCTTACTAGAAGGTATTGTTTCTGATCCCGATGCGTCATTGTCAGACTTGCCTCTACTCACCGCTACAGAGCATCAACAGGTTTTTGTTGAATGGAATCAGACTGATTCGGAACAAACCAATGACCATTGTTTTCATCACATTTTTGAAGCACAGGTGGAACATGACCCAAAAGCGATCGCCCTCATATCGGAACATAGATCGCTTACCTACGGAGAACTGAATCAACACGCTAACGATCTAGCACAAATCCCGATCCAGATGGGAGTTCAGGCAGATACCCTCGTGGGGCTATGTGTCGATCGGTCTGCGGATATGGTAATTGGAATCTTAGGAATCCTTAAAGCTGGAGGAGCTTATGTGCCGATCGACCCTAGTTATCCCAGCGATCGGCTTCACTTTATGCTGACTGATACCCAGGTTTCAATTCTGCTGACGCAATCTTGGTTAGTCAAATCTTTACCTGAATCGCAAGCGACAACAGTTTGTTTAGATCAGCCCTTACCGCTAAACTTAGGACTTGATAAGGGAGTTTCTTCAACCCCCGAGCATCTAGCTTATGTGATCTACACTTCTGGTTCGACAGGCATACCCAAAGGAGTTCTTGCACAGCACAAGGGTTTGTGTAACGTGGTTGAAGCACAGCGGCAAGTCTTTCATTTGTCTCGCAGCAGTCGGATCCTTCAATTCAGTTCTCTAAGTTTTGATGCCTCTATTTTTGAAATTGCCTTAGCATTAGGTTCTGGTGGCACGTTATATCTTCCTCCTAAGCCTGCCCAGATGCCAGGAATAGCATTGGTGCAATTTTTAGAAGACAACGCCATTACCCATGCTTTGCTGACTCCAGCAGTCCTGGCTGTCTTACCGTCTGCGGAACTCCCTGCCCTGCAAGTACTGATTACGGGTGGAGAAGCTTGCTCTAGTCAAGTGGTCGATCGCTGGGCAGTAAATCGTCACTTTTTCAATGCCTACGGTCCGACAGAGACAACCATCTGGGCAACCATTGCGAAACTTTATCCAGGCGATCATCCTCTCAAAATTGGTCGTCCTATTCTTAACACCCAGATCTATATTCTAGATACCCATTTGAATCCCGTTCCGATAGGCATTCCAGGGGAGTTATACATCGGTGGTGCAGGACTTGCTCGCGGCTATCTCAATCGTCCAGGATTGACGGCAGAACGGTTTATTACAACTAAGCGATTAGCGCTCTACAAGACTAGCGATCGCGCCCTCTTTCAAGCGGATGGAACGATCGAGTTTTTGGGACGAGTTGATAACCAAATTAAACTTCGAGGTTTCCGGGTTGAATTAGGCGAAATTGAAGCGACATTACAACACCATCCTGCCATTCAAGATGCGGTAGTAGTTGCCTCTGGGGAATCTAGTGAAACCCGTCTGAGCGCTTACTTCAGCCTCGACCGCCAACATTTTCAACAAACCCAGTTACGATCGCTTCAAACTCAACACATTCAACACTGGCAAACCCTCTATAATCAAACCTATCAATCTTTTATCCCCAATCCTCAATTCAATATCACGGGCTGGAACAGCAGCTATACGGGCAACCCGATTCCCCTAGAACAAATGCAAGAGTGGGTCAGCGATCGCGTTCAGCAAATTCTTGCGCTTCAACCTAAACGGGTGCTAGAAATTGGCTGCGGTTCTGGGTTACTACTCTTTCAAATTGCGTCTCATTGCGATGAGTATTGGGGCACAGATTTTTCTGAGGCTGCTTTGGAGTCTATTCAGCAGCAATTAGAGTCACTTAATCTTTCTCAAGTTAAATTATTTCACCGGATGGCAACTGATTTTGAGGGCATTGTTCCTGAGGACATGGAAACAGCAGCGTTTGATGTAGTCATTTTGAACTCAGTCGTGCAGTATTTTCCAAGCCAGGATTACTTGATGCAGGTGATAGAAGGAGCAATAAAGACAGTGGCTCCGGGTGGCGTTTTGTTTCTTGGCGATGTGCGAAGTCTACCTTTATTAAGGGCTTTTCATACCTGGGTGCAATTCTGTCAAGCAGATGCCAGTGTGGAACGAAATCAACTGCGGCAACAGGTAGAACGATCGCTGTTTGAAGAATCGGAACTGGCGATCGATCCAGCTTTCTTCCATGCCCTGCGCCATAAATTTCCCCAAATTCGACAGGTGCAGATCCGGCTTTCACGCGGGCATAGTCAAAATGAAATGACACAGTTTCGCTACAATGTTTTACTGCACATAGAAGATCAATTAACAAGCATTAATCAACCTGGATCAAGCTCATCCGACTTAATTCAAAAACATAGCTGGAAACTTAATCCAATTACTGTCGAAACCGTTAAAAAGAATCTGCTTGCAACTGAACCCGAAATATTGATAATTACTAGCGTCACCAATAGTCGGGTCAATAACGCTGTTAAAGCTGCAACTTGGTTATTGAATGGCAATGCTCCAAAAACCGTTGGACGAATGCGAGATAGATTAGAGAATGACGTTGAAATGGCGATCGCTCCTCAAGAGTGGTGGGATTTAGAAACAGTGTTACCCTACGCTGTAGAAATTACTTGGTCAACTCAAACCAATGCAGGCAACGCTTATACAGGCGACGCTTATACAGGCGACTATGATGTGTTGTTGATCCGGCATGGCGTTGATGCATCTGCTGCTTTGTCAGTTCAGCAACTCTGTCTAGATGGGAATCATTACACGAACGAGCCATTGCTTTCTCAATTTGCTCGTCAACTCGTTCCCGCACTGGGTCAACACTTAGGGAAAACCTTACCCAGCTACATGATACCTTCCGATTTTTTACCGTTAGAAAATCTTCCCTTAACTGTCAGTGGCAAAGTCGATCGCCGCATACTTTCGTCATTTAAGCAGAGTTTAGCTCACTCACCCAGTCTAGCGATCGCACCTTCAACCCTAACAGAATTAACACTTACTGATATCTGGAAAGAACTCTTACAGATCAAGCAAGTGAACATGAATGATAACTTTTTTGAGATGGGTGGACATTCCTTACTGGCGACACAGATGACCTCTCGTGTACGAGATGCTTTTGGACTAGAACTTCCTCTGAAGAATGTGTTTGAAGCTCCCACGATCGCCCAACTATCGCCCCTCATTGATACCCTACGCAACACGCCCTTAACCTTGCAAGCTCCCCCACTTGTTTCACTTGATCGATCGGTTTACCGCCACAAACGATCGACATTATCCACCAGTAATCCTCAAGTTATTCAAGATCTGTCTGCTCCAAAATCACTAGCCAACGCTCAGATTGTTGCCTCCAATGAATTGGGCACAGGCTCTAGGTCGCCCCTGGTACCCTTAACTTTGGGCGGAAATAAGCAGCCTTTTTTCTGTGTGCATCCCATGTTTGGCGTTGTGTTTCCCTATTTAGAACTAGCGCAACATTTGGGCAACGATCGCAGTTTCTACGGACTCCAACCCTTAGGGCTAGATGGCAAATCCAAACCCCTAAACCGAATTGAAGCGATCGCCGCCTACTATATTCAAGCTATTCAAATTCTCCAGTCCCAGGGGCCCTACTTTCTGGGAGGTTGGTCGTTTGGTGGACTGGTCGCCTTCGAGATGGCGCAACAGCTTATCCACGCAGGACAAGAAATTGCCCTGCTAGCAATTCTCGATACTCCGGCTCCTACTCACCTCCAACCTTCGCTCTATCAAACTCTGAAGTATCTCTTGGGAACTGCCCTCTGGTCTACACTGCCGTTTTTGCTAGATTATGGGGCGATCGCAACGAATCGATTTCACGCCTGGAAGCCCTGGCTCTCTCGCTGGCAGTGGTCGGCGATTGTGCGCCAACTCCCCGAAGAATCACAATTACAGCTACTAGATGAATCCGCGATCGCACCCTTGCTGCAAATTGTGTATGCCAATAGCCAAGCAGCCTATCGATACATACCACAGAAGTACTCTGAGCGTATTACCTTGTTCAAAGCGATGGAAGGCTCTGACTTCACGGGGCAAAACTCAACTTTAGGTTGGAATACATTAGCAACTAATA